A single Haloglycomyces albus DSM 45210 DNA region contains:
- a CDS encoding transposase gives MGPRRKEHLLYRRRKNNQKLQYQALKALPWNTTPIGHTTSDNQHGRKETRSVKVTCVDETIKALRLPGANLAIQLHRRRTAGRTKETRETVSNLPAHLAIPEHINHYMRRHWTIENRSHHVRDRTFREDASTVSTGNAPRAMAGLRNLAIGALRLNGAINIAKACRHNAKNPERALPALGITP, from the coding sequence GTGGGTCCACGAAGAAAAGAACACCTACTATATCGCCGTCGTAAAAACAATCAGAAGCTGCAATACCAAGCGCTCAAGGCCCTGCCATGGAACACGACCCCCATCGGCCACACCACCTCAGACAACCAACACGGCCGGAAAGAAACCCGGTCGGTCAAAGTCACCTGCGTCGACGAGACCATCAAAGCGCTACGCCTACCCGGAGCCAACCTCGCCATTCAGCTACACCGACGCCGCACAGCAGGCCGAACAAAAGAAACCCGCGAAACCGTCTCCAACCTCCCCGCCCACCTGGCCATACCCGAACACATCAACCACTACATGAGACGACACTGGACCATTGAAAACCGCTCCCACCACGTCCGCGACCGCACCTTCCGGGAAGACGCTTCCACCGTCTCAACCGGAAACGCCCCACGCGCCATGGCCGGACTCCGCAACCTCGCCATCGGCGCCCTCCGACTCAACGGAGCTATCAACATCGCCAAAGCCTGCCGCCACAACGCCAAGAA
- a CDS encoding transposase, protein MSATTTSADGPGQSGGTTPVRDDTGNRFGVNAISIISPRGKKYFTVCASTFTVASCIEFLKRVIRQTDRKVHLILDGHSVHRSRTVRDRAAANTDEIEVHFLPSYAPHLNPDELVNADLKRNLGDRTINEMRAEVTGFFRQVPKLPRIIQGNFRGPHVQYTVETIN, encoded by the coding sequence GTGTCCGCAACGACCACCTCGGCGGACGGACCTGGGCAGAGCGGGGGCACGACTCCCGTCCGTGACGACACAGGCAATCGATTTGGCGTCAACGCCATCAGCATCATCAGCCCCAGAGGGAAGAAGTATTTCACCGTCTGCGCCAGCACTTTCACAGTCGCCTCGTGCATCGAGTTCCTCAAGCGTGTGATCCGCCAAACCGACCGGAAAGTCCACCTCATCCTCGACGGGCACTCCGTCCACCGCTCCAGAACCGTCCGAGACCGGGCCGCCGCCAACACCGACGAGATCGAGGTGCACTTCCTACCCTCATACGCCCCGCACTTGAACCCCGACGAGCTGGTCAACGCCGACCTGAAACGAAATCTGGGAGACCGGACCATCAACGAGATGCGAGCCGAGGTGACCGGCTTCTTCAGACAGGTTCCGAAGCTGCCGAGGATCATCCAAGGGAACTTTCGCGGCCCACACGTCCAATACACCGTAGAAACCATTAACTGA